The DNA segment TAGAGTGCTCCCACGGCCACAACCTTGCGCAGACTGTCCAAATCCTCGGGCCTGACGTTGCGATGGAGCGCCTGTTGCACCAGATTGGCGATGGCATTGCTGGGCGGCAGCGGGCGATTGTGTGCATCATTTGGCGGGGGCGGAGCAACGGCCTCttgtgtctgctgctgttgctgttgttgatgctgctgcagctgttgataGGCATGATGAGGATGCGGTTGTGAATGCGCATGCGTTTGAGGATGGGGCGCAGTCAGTGGCaaaggcaatggcaatgccgTCGACGCTGGCGGCCCAGCATGCTGCACCACAACATGGCCATTCTTGTTGACTGTCGCATCGTTGACacgctggctgctgttgctgctgctgctgctgctgctgttgttgttgctgttgggtcCATAGATGATGGGCGAGAGAGGCGGAGCAATGGAGCCACTACCATAGCCATGGCCATGTGGTGCGGGCGAGTTGTCGCCGGCGTTGGCTTCGGGTGAGGAGAGCGAAGAGGCGAGAGAGGAGCCATtggacgaggaggaggaggtgccACTGCTTATCTTGGCGCGCTTTGTATTGCTGAGCACCTGCTCGCTGGTGGGCAGAGAGGCGAGGATCTTCTCCACGCTCACCAGATTCTCGCCAGATATGTTGAACTTGTCGCGAATGGCATCCAACTGCGCCTTCAACACATGATTCTCCTTGGTCAGCTCAATGACGCGCTGCTCCAGCACCATGTCGTTGTAGCGTCGCTTCTCGCGACTCCTTTTGGCAGCCTCATTGTTGCGTCGTCGCCGATCCCAGTAGCTCTCATCCTTCTTGTTGTCCGGCGTAAACTCGCGCTGCTTGCGCTGCGAGAACAGCTCCTTCTGTGCGGCCGTCATTGTGGATGGCGAGCTACCTCCACTCGCAGGCTTGCCCATCAGACTGTGACCATGTCCATGGCCGAGACTGTGTCCGTGATTGTGGCCGTGACCGTGAccgtgactgtgactgtgaccaTCCCCGTAGCCGCCGGCGGGCACAAACTTGCCCATGCTGTGGCTCTCCGACATTCCGCTGTCATTGGACTGTGGACTGATTGAACCGCCATACATGGACAATGGATGAACTGCAGCAAAGAGAACGATATAGATATAGAGGAAGGTATTGTGACAACGGCTATATTGATGTACTTACGATTGGTGGCTTCGTTGGAACTTCCGTTCATGGACAACGTGGGTGAGATAGTCGTCATGCGTACGCTGCTCATCATGGAGGCAGAGACGGGAGCTTTGTTATGACTCtgggtgggcgtggcagtgaGCACCTCGGGCATTGCCGTCGCCTGCagctcgtcgtcgtcttcttcttcttctttttcttcttctgtctCTTCTCCCTGCCGCTCCCGTTTAAGCACCACTGAGTGGGACAGTGGACGAGAAGCGAACTCGCTGTACTCCTGTTTCTGATCCTGATACTGGCGATTATACTGCAGCAGTTTCAGATTAATGTTCGCAAGCTCAACTGCAACGATTGGGAAAAAATTACTTAGATAAGTCGATAAGAAAAATaccattgtttttattatatatgaataaattatatattcaatatattttaaattaattatcaatatataattgtatattcaAGAACGTTTTATtctgtttataatttatctaATTTTTACACCTGAcgttgaattaaataaaaataaaatccattaataaaatttacacCTGacgttaaattaaataaaaataaaatccattAATAAAGTTTCGTTTTTTCTCGGTTAAAGTAGCTGCAGTAGTCTAAAGTTtcgatgtatgtatgtctaaAAAATATCGGTATCAGCCGATTcctctaatttaaattagagtgCAATCAGAAAATATGCAATGTGATTATAATTAAcgcaataaacaataaatacatcCAATGTCCACAACGCCATACTGTCTAATGCGATATTTTCTGGctattcacacacatacacttagaGATACATACAAAGGCGTCCGGCCGGTGTTTCTTTGTCTGGTCCTTGACCTTGCCCTCCTCCCATGCGCCATACTAGCCGAAAAAAGTAgaagtatataaatacatgCTGACACCTTTACAAACAA comes from the Drosophila sulfurigaster albostrigata strain 15112-1811.04 chromosome 2L, ASM2355843v2, whole genome shotgun sequence genome and includes:
- the LOC133845596 gene encoding protein bunched, class 2/F/G isoform isoform X1, with translation MSIVCILEQKVNFIKEAATSKHILTLKNSNKTNSNNCADNNNSRCAISSFAANDNKAQFELANINLKLLQYNRQYQDQKQEYSEFASRPLSHSVVLKRERQGEETEEEKEEEEDDDELQATAMPEVLTATPTQSHNKAPVSASMMSSVRMTTISPTLSMNGSSNEATNLHPLSMYGGSISPQSNDSGMSESHSMGKFVPAGGYGDGHSHSHGHGHGHNHGHSLGHGHGHSLMGKPASGGSSPSTMTAAQKELFSQRKQREFTPDNKKDESYWDRRRRNNEAAKRSREKRRYNDMVLEQRVIELTKENHVLKAQLDAIRDKFNISGENLVSVEKILASLPTSEQVLSNTKRAKISSGTSSSSSNGSSLASSLSSPEANAGDNSPAPHGHGYGSGSIAPPLSPIIYGPNSNNNSSSSSSSNSSQRVNDATVNKNGHVVVQHAGPPASTALPLPLPLTAPHPQTHAHSQPHPHHAYQQLQQHQQQQQQQTQEAVAPPPPNDAHNRPLPPSNAIANLVQQALHRNVRPEDLDSLRKVVAVGALYNAAAVGATPAAYVSPAVTATPTSASASASASMYMSSISKEQLEAANYLHSHNISHNHNHNQSQSQSLGQSVEGAVSSSAVDAVSSSCSGSSSVVSSAAASVLNLSRRACSPSYEHMLSSTTSSTHHHHLSSASSALSSSSSASSSGAVSGDDEQEHDIAEEHLHPLSHTHTHTHQHALQHPHQPQHTLSLGAHSNAGNSSSDANNCLPLKLRHKSHLGDKDAAATALLSLQHIKQEPSCNRASPPAWNDGGDNSSDERDSGISIASSEWTTQFQRKLLAPKEAANAAAAAAAVSVAVGVVSNVERDQMLKSQLERLESEVASIKSMMILAE
- the LOC133845596 gene encoding protein bunched, class 2/F/G isoform isoform X2 — protein: MPEVLTATPTQSHNKAPVSASMMSSVRMTTISPTLSMNGSSNEATNLHPLSMYGGSISPQSNDSGMSESHSMGKFVPAGGYGDGHSHSHGHGHGHNHGHSLGHGHGHSLMGKPASGGSSPSTMTAAQKELFSQRKQREFTPDNKKDESYWDRRRRNNEAAKRSREKRRYNDMVLEQRVIELTKENHVLKAQLDAIRDKFNISGENLVSVEKILASLPTSEQVLSNTKRAKISSGTSSSSSNGSSLASSLSSPEANAGDNSPAPHGHGYGSGSIAPPLSPIIYGPNSNNNSSSSSSSNSSQRVNDATVNKNGHVVVQHAGPPASTALPLPLPLTAPHPQTHAHSQPHPHHAYQQLQQHQQQQQQQTQEAVAPPPPNDAHNRPLPPSNAIANLVQQALHRNVRPEDLDSLRKVVAVGALYNAAAVGATPAAYVSPAVTATPTSASASASASMYMSSISKEQLEAANYLHSHNISHNHNHNQSQSQSLGQSVEGAVSSSAVDAVSSSCSGSSSVVSSAAASVLNLSRRACSPSYEHMLSSTTSSTHHHHLSSASSALSSSSSASSSGAVSGDDEQEHDIAEEHLHPLSHTHTHTHQHALQHPHQPQHTLSLGAHSNAGNSSSDANNCLPLKLRHKSHLGDKDAAATALLSLQHIKQEPSCNRASPPAWNDGGDNSSDERDSGISIASSEWTTQFQRKLLAPKEAANAAAAAAAVSVAVGVVSNVERDQMLKSQLERLESEVASIKSMMILAE